Genomic DNA from Lactococcus garvieae:
CATGCCCAAGCAGCTGCTAAAGTTAAAACAAAAGCACCTTATGAATTTGTAAGTAAAATGCGTGCTTCCATTGTGGTGATGGGTCCAATTCTTGCGCGGAATGGCCATGCTCGCGTTTCAATGCCTGGAGGCTGTTCTATTGGCTCTCGTCCTATTGATCTTCACTTGCGTGGTTTTGAATTAATGGGTGCTGAAATTACACAAGAAGCGGGTTATATCGAAGCAAAAGCTGAAAAGCTTCGTGGTGCGCACATCTATTTAGACTTTCCATCGGTGGGAGCAACACAAAACTTGATGATGGCAGCTACTTTAGCAGAAGGAACAACCACTTTGGAAAATGCTGCGCGCGAACCAGAGATTGTCGATCTTGCTAACTGGCTCAATAAAATGGGCGCGAATGTTAAAGGCGCGGGAACAGACACTATCATCATCAAAGGTGTAGAAAAAATGCACGGTGCAAACCACGCTGTTGTTCAAGACCGTATCGAAGCAGGTACTTTTATGGTAGCGGCAGCCATGACACAAGGTGATGTTTTAATTAAGGATGCAGTACGCGAGCATAACCGACCATTGATTTCAAAATTGATTGAAATGGGAGTGGAATTTGTTCAAGAAGATGAAGGACTCCGTGTTATTGGCCCTAAAGTTTTGAAACCAACA
This window encodes:
- the murA gene encoding UDP-N-acetylglucosamine 1-carboxyvinyltransferase, encoding MDKIIVKGGNTRLKGTVEIEGAKNAVLPLLAATLLPSEGEIILRNVPILSDVYMMNNLVDHLGVDLEFSEESKTVHAQAAAKVKTKAPYEFVSKMRASIVVMGPILARNGHARVSMPGGCSIGSRPIDLHLRGFELMGAEITQEAGYIEAKAEKLRGAHIYLDFPSVGATQNLMMAATLAEGTTTLENAAREPEIVDLANWLNKMGANVKGAGTDTIIIKGVEKMHGANHAVVQDRIEAGTFMVAAAMTQGDVLIKDAVREHNRPLISKLIEMGVEFVQEDEGLRVIGPKVLKPTNVKTLPHPGFPTDMQSQMTAVQAIANGESTMIETVFENRFQHLEEMRRMGLTVDITRNTAIIQGTRKLQGAQVKSTDLRASAALILLGMVAQGQTTVRKLNHLDRGYYQFHNKLKSLGADIERVPELEEIDD